The nucleotide sequence GAATGAGTGTGATCTCCATCTCGCCCTGAAGAATGCCTGATGACGGATGGGGCAGAACGCCGTTGCTGGTTCGCCTCAATTACTAATCAGCCTTCTTGCGTCCGCTTGCGAGTGGACGCGAATTCTGAGATAGCTCTGCAGCGCCGACCGAGTTCCCGATATTTTGAAAGTCGAAAATGGTCTTGCCGAATCGTTATCTCGAGATGGAAGTTGCGGGGACGCCGCGTGAAATGGGGCGTCAGCTCGGCGAAGCAGCAGGAGAACTGATTCGGGGGTTCAGCGCGATTGCGATGGATCGCGTCAATTTGACCCTCGCAATTTCGCGTGAAGCAGCACTGGGTGTAGCGCGCGAATCGATTCCTTTCGTCGAGCGTTACTCGGTCGACATGCTGGAAGAAATGAAAGGGGTCGCAGAAGCCGCCCGGATCTCGCTGGACGAGCTGATGTTGTTGCAGGTCCGCAACCAGTTACAGGCGTCCGACTCGGGGTGTACCTCCCTTTCACTGGGGCGCCCGTTTTGTGAGCAGCGGATCCTGGCCCAAAACTGGGATGCGGATCCAGCGCTGGATGAGTTCACGATCGTCCTGACTCGCCGGCCAATGGGAAAGCCTGCATTCATGAGTGTTACTCAGGCGGGATTGATCGCGTACATCGGGTTGAACTCGGCCGGTGTCGGACTGTGTGCCAATACACTGCCAGCACCCAGTCGCAGGCTGGGCGTTCCGCATTACTTTCTCATCCGCGGGGTCTATGAATCGACCAGTCTGGAGGAAGCGGTTAATGCCGTATCACGGGCTGAGCGAGCGATTCCTGCGAACATGATGCTGACGACCCCACAGGGCCCGGCTGATCTGGAAGTGACTCTGGAATCGGTACAAGTCCTTGATGGTGGTGCGTCAGGCCTGGTGACCCATACGAATCACTGTCGACATCCCGATCTGATCCGGATCAATGACTCGTTTCCCGAACTGATTCAGTCTCATGCTCGCCAGACGCGAATCGACGCACTTCTAAACTTCGGGAACAGGAATGCCGAGCCGGGGTCTCAGGATGCGACGGTGAGCCGGCTGATGACCGCGCTCAGCGACCACGAGGGGCATCCGAGATCGATCTGCCGGCATACGAACGATGATTTACCGCATGGTTTCTGGCAGACGGTGTTCTCTGTCATCATCGAACCTGACAAGCAGCAAATGCAGATCACGCGAGGCACCCCCTGCGATCACCCGTACGAACGCTACATTCTGGCTTGATGTTTCGTTGATCGAGGGAGTACGGCACAACATCAATGCGTTCCTTAATTCTGACTGACTTGAGGGGCAGAGGTGCATTTCCCGGGAACTTCTTGTGGGCAGGAGCCCTTACTTTTATGGCTTTCTTTTCGATCGTCGCGGTGACGGTCGAATGGTAAAAAGTGTTCGTCGGGGACTGTCGATTCTCTCTTGATCTTTTGTGAGTCTTCCTTCATTCTTCCGAAACGGCGAGTTCAGGCATTTTTCGAGCTCGGTTCGGGGCCGTTGAATCGACTTGTGTTGTGGAAAGCCGTGAAAAAACGTCATGAGGAAGACGTGTTTCACCTCGTGTTATTAGGCCGTTCAAGGATTCGTCATGCCTCCTCAAGCGATTTACAGCTTAGATAATCTGGATTTCGATAAGCCTGTCTTCACACTGGAAGACATTCGCAAAGTCAATCCACAGCGGTTTGAGATGGAGCAGTTGACGGCAATCCTGTCAGTCGACCGCGAAGGGAACGGTCTGATCGGCTACAAGGATATCACGCCCAATGAATTTTGGGTGCGGGGCCACATGCCCGACTTCCCCTTGATGCCTGGGGTCGTCCTGTGTGAGTGTGCCGCACAGTTGGCCGGATTCTACGCCCGGAAGTATGAACTCCTCGCAGGAGACTTCCTGGGTTTCGGCGGTATGGAAGAAGTCCGCTTCCGCTCTCCCGTCTTCGTGGGCGATCGCCTGCTGATCATGGTAAAGATGACGAAGCTGCGACCAGGACGCCGCGCTGAATTCGCGTTTCAGGGTTTCGTGAAAGAGAAAATGGTCTTCAGCGGTGTCATGATCGGCGTCCCCATTCATCGCGATAAGCCGCAGACCGGCGACGAATAGATCGGACAACACCCCCCTTCAGGGTGGGTGACTGTCTGCTCGCTGCCTCACGCTGCGGACGAACCGCCTGATTTAGTAATTCTCTTGTAACTCGTTTTGGATGAATGAGTTGCAAAAGGTGGGTGGTGGGACGCGCTGCCCCTCGCACTGGCAAGGACGCTCTGTCGATTGCCTGAAGGGGGGGCTCGCCGGGCTGTTAGCTCCTTGGGGAACATGCCGATCGAATTCTGGTGACGATGTCGCATCGCGGGAAATTCGCTATCATCGTGGCCCTCGTTTGAGCTGCCGAGTTGTCCCTCTTGAGCGGATGCTGGCAGAGTTCCCTACTTGCGCGATCGTTCACGGCGTTGCCCAAACGGGCAGCGAACACAATGCCTCAGCCCGTCGTAGATTTGCACCCCTACTTTGCTCCTCTGGCCGAATTCGAAGGTCTGGTCGATTGGCCAACGATGTTCGGTAACGACCATCCCGTGGAACTCGACATCGGATGTGGTCGGGGGAAGTTTTTGCTCGATTCGAGCCTCGAACACCCGGAGACCAACTGGCTGGGGATTGAGCTCGATTTTGTCGAAGGGCGTCGGGCGGCCAAACGGCTGGCCAAGCGGGAACTCCCCAACGCGCGAGTGATTGGCGGCGATGCAAAGCAGTTTCTGATCAATCAGGTTCGTCCGCATTCGGTCGATGCGGCTCATGTTTATTTCCCGGATCCCTGGTGGAAGCGAAAGCACACCAAGCGTCGACTCTTTACGGATGAGTTCGCTGACCTGCTGTCGCGTGTCGTCAAGCCCGGTGGTTTCGTCCATTCCTGGACAGACGTCGGCGACTACTTCAAGGTCATCTCCGGGTTGATGAACCATCACGAGGATTTCGTGATCGATGTGCCGCCACCCGAACCGGTGGGTGGCGATGAGATGAATTTCCTGACCAATTTCCACCGCCGGGGACGGAAATTGGGCTGCGAAATTCACCGAGGTCTCTGGAAGCGCAAGCCCCTGTAATCGTATTACATCGGTGACCCTATAACGTAGATCATCGACAGTCCGTGCTCAGCAGTTTCGCGGGTGAACCTGCTTCTGCGGGCACGGCCCTGTCCTGACGCCCGTTCAGCGAACCGTATTCGTCGCCAGTTGCGCTTCATGTTGATCGATGAGTTTGAAGAACAGCTCTTCCAGGTCCTGTTGCTGGTGCCGTTCTCGCAGTTCCTCGACCGTCCCCAGTGCCAGAATCTTGCCGCGGTAAATGATGGCGATCCGATGGCAGAGCTTTTCGACCTCACTCATGATGTGGGTCGAGTAGATGATGCACTTGCCCTGATCACGCAGGGATTTGACTTCGTCCAGCACGTTGCGGGCGACCAGGACGTCCAGTCCCGAGGTCGGTTCATCAAAGATCAGAACCGGGGGATCATGCACGAGCGCGCGGGCGATCGACACCTTTTGTTTCATACCGGTCGACATCTTCGAGCCGAGCATGTCACGAATCGCGTTCATCTTCAGGCGGTCGAAAAGTTTTGCGATCCGTTCCTGCAGTGACCGTTCGGGGATTCCGTACAGACGACCGAAGTACTGGACCATTTCCCAGGCGGTCATGCGGTCATAGATCCCTGTGTTGTTCGAGAGAAATCCGATCCGGGCACGAACCTCTTCGGGTGACTGAGCGACATCGTAGCCTGCCACGCGGGCTCGCCCCCGGGTGGGCTTCAGCACCGTGCTCAGGATTCGCAGACACGTGGTTTTCCCAGCCCCATTGGGACCGAGCAGTCCAAAAATTTCACCCGGCTGGACGGTAAAAGTGACATCCTCCAGCGCAGTAAAAAGTCCTGTACGCAGATCTCCGAACTGCTTGGTGAGTCCCTCAACGTTGATCATCTCATCCACTTTGAGAATGCTCCCGACCAATGCTCGATTCAATTCGCTGCCTGAGGAAATCTGCTTCCGGTTTTCCTTGGCAACGGAAAATTCGCAGTCCGTAGGAAACCTGAGTATCGATCAGGCCGAGATTGTGTCAACAGGGGT is from Schlesneria sp. DSM 10557 and encodes:
- a CDS encoding C45 family autoproteolytic acyltransferase/hydolase, whose translation is MVLPNRYLEMEVAGTPREMGRQLGEAAGELIRGFSAIAMDRVNLTLAISREAALGVARESIPFVERYSVDMLEEMKGVAEAARISLDELMLLQVRNQLQASDSGCTSLSLGRPFCEQRILAQNWDADPALDEFTIVLTRRPMGKPAFMSVTQAGLIAYIGLNSAGVGLCANTLPAPSRRLGVPHYFLIRGVYESTSLEEAVNAVSRAERAIPANMMLTTPQGPADLEVTLESVQVLDGGASGLVTHTNHCRHPDLIRINDSFPELIQSHARQTRIDALLNFGNRNAEPGSQDATVSRLMTALSDHEGHPRSICRHTNDDLPHGFWQTVFSVIIEPDKQQMQITRGTPCDHPYERYILA
- a CDS encoding 3-hydroxyacyl-ACP dehydratase FabZ family protein, which codes for MPPQAIYSLDNLDFDKPVFTLEDIRKVNPQRFEMEQLTAILSVDREGNGLIGYKDITPNEFWVRGHMPDFPLMPGVVLCECAAQLAGFYARKYELLAGDFLGFGGMEEVRFRSPVFVGDRLLIMVKMTKLRPGRRAEFAFQGFVKEKMVFSGVMIGVPIHRDKPQTGDE
- the trmB gene encoding tRNA (guanosine(46)-N7)-methyltransferase TrmB, whose translation is MPQPVVDLHPYFAPLAEFEGLVDWPTMFGNDHPVELDIGCGRGKFLLDSSLEHPETNWLGIELDFVEGRRAAKRLAKRELPNARVIGGDAKQFLINQVRPHSVDAAHVYFPDPWWKRKHTKRRLFTDEFADLLSRVVKPGGFVHSWTDVGDYFKVISGLMNHHEDFVIDVPPPEPVGGDEMNFLTNFHRRGRKLGCEIHRGLWKRKPL
- a CDS encoding ABC transporter ATP-binding protein — translated: MINVEGLTKQFGDLRTGLFTALEDVTFTVQPGEIFGLLGPNGAGKTTCLRILSTVLKPTRGRARVAGYDVAQSPEEVRARIGFLSNNTGIYDRMTAWEMVQYFGRLYGIPERSLQERIAKLFDRLKMNAIRDMLGSKMSTGMKQKVSIARALVHDPPVLIFDEPTSGLDVLVARNVLDEVKSLRDQGKCIIYSTHIMSEVEKLCHRIAIIYRGKILALGTVEELRERHQQQDLEELFFKLIDQHEAQLATNTVR